One Vallitalea pronyensis genomic region harbors:
- a CDS encoding zinc ribbon domain-containing protein produces MKKCPKCNANCLDDQKICDSCGFDFMEETTQPEIMNEEPAGFQNEEVKDEAPISDEAQTDHVYEVTEDTMTDDDTSLQGEHGGEGNNKKGNKLVVGLVITGIVALLALASVLAFGKQLFKSGEPEDIIVEAYNQYYAAPTKDISMEISITEFMMDAQIDPMASALADQILKDFVLKIDMRSDMTSKTFEGALVIDVQENELLRADYYLDNQELGLHVPFIHEKGFYVTMDDIKGQIPDDADNMAFLTNLDLFDLSTYESFKDLDENIMNKPVKAFIKENLKTVSKEAIKIGDTSVKCTKYPISFTGSEAMELGIEVIENFLKDEKSRALLLEVIDGFAEGIANENAYDEFDMTEEEFKAGMDKVKEMINDFGKEGMTLEDIFAQANADMEYAQMKMAMELMLTRLNIDMDIYLDKNNKIRKMDVMQGFDMREMGVDLELKVSTVINSFDKKIDFKGIDKENSINPLKMSEEELLELEMQIEETIQKNALENPYLQGLMGGF; encoded by the coding sequence ATGAAAAAATGTCCAAAATGTAACGCGAATTGTTTAGACGACCAGAAAATTTGTGATAGCTGTGGCTTTGATTTTATGGAAGAAACCACACAGCCAGAAATAATGAATGAGGAACCAGCAGGTTTTCAGAATGAAGAAGTAAAAGATGAAGCACCAATCTCTGATGAAGCTCAGACAGATCATGTGTATGAAGTAACAGAGGATACCATGACAGATGACGATACTTCTTTACAAGGAGAGCATGGGGGAGAGGGCAACAATAAAAAGGGAAACAAGTTAGTTGTAGGATTAGTTATAACAGGTATCGTTGCACTACTTGCTTTAGCTTCTGTTTTAGCTTTTGGTAAGCAGCTTTTTAAAAGCGGTGAACCAGAAGATATCATTGTTGAAGCTTATAATCAATATTATGCTGCACCAACAAAAGATATATCCATGGAAATCTCCATTACGGAGTTTATGATGGATGCTCAAATTGACCCAATGGCGTCAGCGTTAGCTGATCAAATTTTAAAAGATTTTGTGCTAAAAATCGATATGCGTTCAGATATGACCTCTAAGACCTTTGAAGGCGCATTGGTTATTGATGTACAAGAAAACGAATTGCTTCGTGCTGATTATTATTTAGATAACCAAGAATTAGGTCTTCATGTACCATTTATTCATGAAAAAGGTTTCTATGTAACCATGGATGATATCAAGGGACAGATACCAGATGATGCTGATAATATGGCATTTTTAACCAATTTAGATCTTTTTGACTTAAGTACATATGAGTCATTTAAGGATCTAGATGAAAATATCATGAATAAACCAGTTAAAGCATTTATCAAAGAGAATCTGAAAACAGTTTCAAAAGAAGCTATAAAAATTGGTGATACCAGTGTAAAATGTACGAAATATCCTATTTCTTTCACTGGTAGTGAAGCCATGGAGCTTGGCATTGAAGTGATTGAGAACTTCTTAAAGGATGAGAAGTCAAGAGCACTTCTCCTTGAAGTCATTGACGGTTTTGCAGAAGGTATAGCCAATGAAAATGCATACGATGAGTTTGATATGACGGAAGAAGAATTCAAAGCAGGCATGGATAAAGTCAAAGAAATGATTAATGATTTTGGTAAAGAAGGCATGACCCTTGAGGATATATTTGCCCAGGCAAATGCTGACATGGAATATGCTCAGATGAAAATGGCCATGGAGCTTATGCTTACTCGACTTAATATTGATATGGATATCTATTTAGATAAGAATAACAAGATTCGAAAAATGGATGTTATGCAAGGTTTTGATATGCGTGAAATGGGTGTTGACCTTGAACTTAAGGTTTCCACAGTGATTAATTCCTTCGACAAGAAGATAGATTTTAAAGGGATTGACAAAGAAAATAGCATTAATCCACTTAAAATGAGTGAAGAGGAATTATTAGAGCTTGAGATGCAAATTGAAGAAACAATACAAAAGAATGCCTTAGAAAATCCTTATCTACAAGGATTAATGGGAGGATTTTAA
- a CDS encoding glutamine amidotransferase gives MKLLYVGESWVIHSVHMKGFDAFTTTTYEEGGKSLKDAFESGGIEVDYMPAHIAASSFPDTVEKLAVYDVVVFSDIGSNTFLLHQDTFSKGKITPNRLKIVQEYVEKGGSFAMMGGYFSFQGIDGKAKYAQSPIEEILPVHMMETDDRLEAPEGVIPEIMMDAHPILEGVSKEWPHFLGYNILREKEGSQVIAKCGDHVFMAAGTYGKGRTFAFASDIAPHWGSPKFVNWSCYNTLFVNIAKWLAHNK, from the coding sequence ATGAAATTATTATATGTTGGCGAATCTTGGGTTATCCATTCTGTTCATATGAAAGGATTTGACGCTTTTACAACGACTACTTATGAAGAGGGTGGAAAATCTTTGAAGGATGCCTTTGAAAGCGGTGGTATTGAAGTGGACTATATGCCTGCCCATATAGCGGCTTCATCATTTCCAGATACAGTAGAAAAATTAGCAGTCTATGATGTGGTGGTATTTAGTGATATTGGAAGTAATACATTCTTGTTACACCAGGATACGTTCTCAAAAGGAAAGATAACACCAAACCGATTAAAAATTGTACAAGAATATGTAGAAAAAGGTGGCAGTTTTGCCATGATGGGAGGGTACTTCTCATTCCAAGGTATTGATGGAAAAGCTAAATATGCCCAATCACCCATTGAAGAGATTCTACCTGTTCATATGATGGAGACTGATGATCGATTAGAAGCTCCAGAAGGGGTTATACCTGAGATTATGATGGATGCACATCCTATACTTGAAGGGGTTTCAAAAGAATGGCCGCATTTTCTTGGCTATAATATTCTTAGAGAAAAAGAGGGGTCACAAGTCATAGCCAAATGTGGCGACCATGTATTTATGGCTGCTGGGACATATGGAAAAGGAAGAACATTTGCATTTGCAAGTGACATAGCACCCCATTGGGGTTCGCCAAAATTTGTTAATTGGTCATGTTATAATACACTTTTTGTCAATATTGCCAAATGGCTTGCACATAATAAATGA
- a CDS encoding ABC transporter permease: MSGFLNIVKYRLIIMYKSKTMMGLTVIVIGLFAVLMSTLYSEADEDRRITVAVVDQDQTAMTGRILKHLENDTILHSMEMSESEAMALLKQDKVQAVYVLKDGLEEHVKMEKDEDIIDVYYLKGNTISKFIGDLFAEKVLRDLSLIKSVHLLDRAMDQHQMGDHNKDMVLKKAFQTGLSMQDYSDHQYYVQVEFIKDNMNIESENIDKSILYKKMILGMILSFIAFYILFASIGIVKDRETHLESRLRVTSTHPIGILLGQYLSLMLSGGLVSILFGILSFMQGENFIQTTLILLLFVMSISAMVLFFAHVVPTVGNHMLILSIIILIMGVMSGSFFSIDVITSGLKNIAYMIPHYLTMNALIDNLALGNEAVVPGEYIGYCLLYSAILLVVTCILNHVKKSKIMNLHKRWY; encoded by the coding sequence ATGAGTGGGTTTCTAAACATTGTAAAATATCGATTAATCATTATGTATAAGAGCAAAACCATGATGGGTTTAACAGTTATTGTCATTGGTCTTTTTGCTGTGCTTATGAGCACTTTATATAGCGAAGCAGATGAGGACAGAAGAATTACAGTTGCTGTTGTGGATCAAGATCAAACAGCTATGACAGGTAGAATTCTTAAGCACCTAGAAAATGATACCATTCTTCATAGCATGGAAATGTCTGAATCAGAAGCCATGGCACTTCTAAAACAAGATAAAGTACAGGCTGTATATGTATTAAAGGATGGGCTTGAAGAACACGTTAAGATGGAAAAGGACGAGGACATCATTGATGTATACTACCTAAAGGGAAATACCATTTCGAAGTTTATTGGTGATTTATTTGCAGAAAAAGTATTGAGAGATTTGAGTTTAATTAAAAGTGTTCACTTATTGGATAGAGCTATGGATCAACATCAAATGGGTGATCACAATAAAGACATGGTGTTGAAAAAAGCCTTCCAAACAGGTTTAAGTATGCAAGATTATAGTGATCATCAGTATTATGTCCAGGTAGAATTTATAAAAGATAACATGAACATAGAAAGTGAGAACATCGATAAAAGCATTCTATACAAAAAAATGATTTTGGGCATGATTCTTTCTTTTATTGCGTTTTATATTTTATTTGCGTCAATTGGTATTGTAAAGGATAGAGAGACCCACTTGGAAAGTCGATTAAGGGTTACGTCTACCCATCCTATAGGGATTTTACTGGGTCAATATCTTAGTTTAATGCTATCCGGTGGATTGGTAAGCATTTTATTTGGTATACTAAGTTTCATGCAAGGAGAAAACTTTATCCAGACCACGCTGATACTCTTGCTATTTGTCATGAGTATATCTGCCATGGTTCTATTCTTTGCCCATGTGGTTCCTACAGTAGGTAACCATATGTTGATTTTATCCATTATTATTTTAATAATGGGTGTGATGAGTGGCAGCTTTTTTAGCATAGATGTGATTACAAGTGGCTTAAAGAATATAGCCTACATGATACCGCATTACTTAACCATGAATGCCCTAATCGATAACTTAGCGTTAGGAAATGAGGCAGTTGTTCCAGGCGAATATATTGGATACTGTCTGCTGTATTCTGCCATACTACTTGTTGTTACATGTATACTGAATCATGTGAAGAAAAGTAAAATAATGAATCTACATAAAAGGTGGTATTAA
- a CDS encoding ABC transporter permease, with amino-acid sequence MSKTFWGLCHKNIRDLLKQKKRNSLMFILPLTIIIVILMFFAGSDVEKSFLQPIKIGVVDQDKSFYSNALVENYKNNESFTDFIEITVGKDEIIHDFNAGQYDALIEIPQNFAEHLMHFEKVPVQVKVAYSDPLKAVLFKHVMESYEKFITSVQVGVELLYNEMEALNMSDREISIYNIEISYDLIMTALGRNRFFQYHEWVNIPSTTSVNYFFIAIMMMFLLYISVFIAIDLIRERENMCFRRLKIARVSIYEYLMSKLFMSTIFIGLFVLSWFVLLSFLTPLNLSGNTLYIVLYLLSCIMLAVSLAICISGLFKRDEGVVLVSHVFIFVNAIIGGSIIPLHYMPNILQRLAVFTPNYWMIKGMLYIESGYNIAYGMQIAGSFFIMSMVFIFIAYRSYQHESAI; translated from the coding sequence ATGAGTAAAACTTTTTGGGGACTATGTCACAAGAACATCCGCGATTTGTTAAAGCAAAAAAAACGTAATAGCCTTATGTTTATATTACCACTTACCATTATTATTGTGATTTTAATGTTCTTTGCTGGCAGTGATGTGGAAAAATCATTCCTACAACCCATAAAGATAGGTGTTGTTGATCAGGATAAGAGTTTCTATAGTAATGCATTAGTAGAGAATTACAAGAATAACGAATCGTTTACTGATTTTATTGAAATCACGGTGGGTAAGGATGAAATCATTCATGATTTTAATGCTGGTCAATACGATGCTTTGATTGAAATTCCCCAAAACTTTGCTGAACATCTTATGCATTTTGAAAAAGTACCTGTTCAGGTAAAAGTAGCTTACTCAGATCCATTAAAAGCAGTGTTGTTTAAGCATGTTATGGAAAGCTATGAGAAGTTCATCACCTCTGTTCAAGTAGGTGTTGAACTTCTGTATAATGAAATGGAAGCCCTTAATATGTCAGATAGAGAGATTTCAATATATAATATTGAAATCTCTTATGATTTAATCATGACTGCACTTGGCAGAAACCGATTCTTTCAGTATCATGAATGGGTGAATATCCCATCCACCACATCTGTTAACTATTTTTTTATAGCCATCATGATGATGTTTCTTTTGTATATATCTGTTTTTATAGCAATAGACCTGATACGTGAACGTGAAAATATGTGTTTTAGACGTTTGAAAATTGCTCGGGTTTCTATCTACGAATACCTGATGAGTAAACTCTTCATGTCGACTATATTTATAGGTCTATTTGTATTAAGTTGGTTTGTGTTGCTATCCTTTCTTACACCCCTTAATCTCTCGGGAAATACGCTCTATATTGTGCTCTATTTACTGAGTTGTATCATGCTTGCAGTAAGTTTAGCTATATGCATATCGGGTCTGTTCAAACGGGATGAAGGTGTCGTTTTGGTTAGTCATGTCTTTATATTTGTTAATGCCATTATAGGGGGAAGTATTATCCCGTTGCACTATATGCCTAACATCCTGCAAAGGCTGGCAGTTTTTACACCGAATTACTGGATGATTAAAGGCATGCTCTACATAGAAAGTGGTTACAATATTGCATATGGTATGCAGATTGCAGGCAGCTTCTTCATCATGAGTATGGTATTTATATTTATTGCATATAGAAGTTATCAACATGAAAGTGCTATTTAG